Proteins encoded within one genomic window of Saccharopolyspora pogona:
- a CDS encoding IS1380 family transposase — MQASHSVGAVSVRFDDPNLVSCAGLVPVLRLAEQVADLAEQTVKLSPDVGSAGANPGVKVSSIVAGMACGADSFEDLGVIRHGGMSRLFDGIRAPSTLGTFLRGFTYGHVAQLEKLGRIVLERLAGRCGLLPGADELVFVDIDSKIKEVYGAGKQGSAYGYTKVRGLNYLMATISTPGTAPVVAATRMRGGNANSARGAASLITSAIKTARACGATGTIVVRGDSAFFTGPVIAAIRKAGAYFSVTAKHTATVKAAIAGIDENTWQTVRFNRPVFDDRAKQWIYEGEIAETTLEAFTNVTQNPGRAVTARLIVRRTRITTTDATGELFPVWLYHAIFTDSPHELLTAEAEHRGRAGTIEQVFADLNDSAAAHLPSGQLAANGAWLSLAALTHNLMRAAGSLASQFHAKARTTTLRRHLITIPARIARSARRIVLHLPADWHWKQAFTSLFTATHPPPAGACP, encoded by the coding sequence ATGCAAGCATCGCATAGTGTCGGCGCGGTGTCGGTGAGGTTCGATGATCCGAATCTCGTGTCGTGTGCGGGATTGGTGCCGGTGTTGCGGCTGGCCGAGCAGGTGGCTGATCTGGCTGAGCAGACGGTGAAATTGTCGCCGGATGTGGGGTCGGCGGGGGCGAATCCGGGTGTGAAGGTGTCCTCGATCGTGGCGGGGATGGCCTGTGGTGCGGACTCGTTCGAGGATCTGGGTGTGATCCGCCACGGTGGCATGTCGCGGTTGTTCGACGGGATCCGGGCGCCGTCGACGCTGGGCACGTTTCTGCGTGGGTTCACCTATGGGCATGTGGCGCAGCTGGAGAAGCTGGGCCGGATCGTGCTGGAACGCCTGGCCGGGCGGTGCGGGTTGTTGCCGGGGGCCGATGAGCTGGTGTTCGTCGATATCGACTCGAAGATCAAAGAGGTCTACGGGGCGGGGAAGCAGGGCTCGGCGTATGGGTATACGAAGGTGCGGGGCCTGAACTATCTGATGGCCACGATCTCCACCCCCGGTACGGCGCCGGTGGTGGCGGCGACCCGGATGCGGGGTGGTAACGCCAATTCCGCCCGCGGCGCGGCGTCACTGATCACCTCGGCGATCAAGACGGCCCGGGCGTGTGGTGCGACGGGGACGATCGTGGTGCGGGGTGATTCGGCGTTTTTCACCGGCCCGGTCATCGCCGCGATCCGCAAAGCCGGGGCGTATTTCTCGGTCACCGCCAAACACACCGCGACTGTGAAGGCCGCGATCGCCGGGATCGACGAGAACACATGGCAGACCGTGCGTTTCAACCGGCCGGTCTTCGACGACCGCGCCAAGCAGTGGATCTATGAGGGCGAGATCGCCGAAACGACACTGGAGGCGTTCACCAACGTCACCCAGAATCCCGGCCGTGCGGTCACCGCCCGGCTGATCGTGCGCCGCACCCGGATCACCACCACCGATGCCACCGGCGAGTTGTTCCCGGTCTGGCTTTATCACGCGATCTTCACCGACTCCCCGCACGAGCTGCTCACCGCCGAGGCCGAGCACCGCGGCCGCGCCGGGACGATCGAGCAAGTCTTCGCCGACCTCAACGACTCCGCCGCGGCCCACCTGCCCTCCGGGCAGCTCGCCGCCAACGGCGCCTGGCTGTCCCTGGCCGCGCTGACCCACAACCTGATGCGTGCCGCAGGCAGTCTCGCGTCGCAGTTCCACGCCAAAGCCCGCACCACCACCCTGCGGCGGCACCTCATCACGATCCCGGCCCGTATCGCCCGCTCCGCCCGCCGCATCGTGCTGCACCTCCCGGCCGACTGGCACTGGAAACAGGCCTTCACCAGCCTGTTCACCGCAACCCACCCCCCGCCAGCCGGGGCCTGCCCCTGA
- a CDS encoding Tn3 family transposase, giving the protein MPGTQRDSLYQLDVMLNPDHGRRPELVTSDTAGYSDMVFGLYRICGMQYAPRLAGLADTRFWRIDPAADYGAANDLARHRIRLGRITPHWPEMLRIAGSLVTGTVRAYDLIRALGRDGNPTPLGQAFAEYGRISKPLHLLAVCDPDDDSYQRSLNAQLNITESRHRLARKICFGWRGELRQAYQQGMEDQLGALGLVLDAVVLWNSTYLNAAVEQLRAQGYPVNDTDAARLSPLIDSHLNVHGAYTVHQPQSAGLRPLRDPADVTEPDE; this is encoded by the coding sequence GTGCCGGGGACGCAGCGGGACTCGCTGTATCAGCTGGACGTGATGCTCAACCCTGACCACGGGCGCCGCCCGGAGCTGGTCACCTCGGATACCGCTGGGTATTCGGACATGGTCTTTGGGTTGTACCGGATCTGCGGGATGCAGTACGCCCCGCGGCTGGCAGGACTGGCCGACACCCGGTTCTGGCGCATCGATCCGGCCGCGGACTACGGCGCCGCGAACGACCTGGCCCGGCACCGGATCCGGTTAGGCCGGATCACTCCACATTGGCCGGAGATGCTGCGCATCGCCGGGTCGTTGGTCACCGGCACGGTGCGGGCCTACGACCTCATCCGCGCCCTGGGCCGCGACGGCAACCCAACCCCGCTGGGGCAGGCGTTCGCCGAGTACGGGCGGATCTCCAAGCCCCTGCATCTGCTGGCCGTGTGCGACCCGGACGACGACAGCTACCAGCGGTCGCTGAACGCGCAGCTCAACATCACCGAGTCACGGCACCGGCTGGCTCGCAAGATCTGTTTTGGCTGGCGCGGCGAACTGCGGCAGGCATACCAGCAGGGGATGGAGGACCAGCTCGGCGCGCTGGGCCTGGTGCTCGACGCCGTGGTGCTGTGGAATTCCACGTATCTCAACGCTGCCGTCGAGCAGCTGCGCGCCCAGGGCTACCCGGTCAACGACACCGACGCCGCCCGCTTGTCCCCGCTGATCGATTCCCATCTGAATGTCCATGGTGCCTACACCGTTCACCAGCCGCAATCGGCCGGGCTGCGCCCGCTGCGCGACCCGGCCGACGTCACCGAGCCAGACGAATAG